A section of the Leptospira kobayashii genome encodes:
- the cysW gene encoding sulfate ABC transporter permease subunit CysW — protein sequence MKRNKLPVSKFLLIGLAYFFAVLVLILPIATVFIEAFAHGVDGYVKALQDKDTLSAVWLTIKVALIAVPVNTLFGLVAAFTLTRFEFPGKNIIITILDSPFAVSPVISGLIFLLIFGRQGWLGETLMEYDIKVVFNTPGLVIATIFITLPFVARELIPLMQSQGKEEEEAGILLGASLFQTIRKIILPNIKWGLMYGIILCNARAMGEFGAVSVLSGHIRGKTNTLPLQIEMLYNEYNSVGAFSAATLLVFLSLLTLVLKIFLEKNIRAK from the coding sequence ATGAAAAGAAACAAACTTCCCGTTTCGAAATTTTTACTGATAGGGCTTGCCTATTTTTTCGCCGTCTTAGTTCTGATTCTGCCGATTGCCACGGTATTCATTGAGGCATTCGCACATGGTGTGGACGGTTATGTCAAAGCGCTCCAGGACAAAGACACCCTATCGGCCGTTTGGTTGACTATCAAAGTGGCGCTTATCGCGGTTCCTGTGAACACATTGTTCGGACTCGTTGCCGCTTTCACTCTCACTCGTTTCGAATTCCCGGGCAAAAACATTATCATCACAATTTTGGATTCTCCTTTCGCGGTCTCACCTGTCATCTCCGGTCTCATTTTCCTACTCATCTTCGGAAGACAGGGTTGGCTCGGAGAAACGTTGATGGAATACGATATCAAAGTTGTTTTCAATACACCGGGCCTTGTCATCGCTACCATCTTTATCACTCTTCCTTTTGTGGCACGGGAACTGATCCCTCTTATGCAAAGCCAGGGAAAAGAAGAAGAGGAAGCGGGGATTTTACTCGGAGCATCTCTTTTTCAAACCATCAGAAAAATCATCCTCCCCAATATCAAATGGGGACTCATGTACGGGATTATCTTATGCAATGCGAGAGCCATGGGAGAGTTCGGTGCGGTTTCCGTTCTTTCGGGGCATATCCGCGGAAAAACAAATACTCTTCCTTTGCAGATTGAAATGCTTTATAACGAGTATAATTCGGTCGGTGCTTTTTCCGCAGCCACATTACTTGTATTTTTATCTTTACTCACTCTTGTTTTAAAGATCTTTCTTGAAAAAAATATAAGGGCTAAGTGA